The following proteins come from a genomic window of Candidatus Zymogenus saltonus:
- the murA gene encoding UDP-N-acetylglucosamine 1-carboxyvinyltransferase produces the protein MKKMVIRGGVPLKGRLRISGSKNAALPIIISSIMAPGRSEFLDVPDLMDIRTTEKLLTELGAEVSFDDAFVVDSSTIKRHEAPWDEVRKMRASFLVLGAMISRFGVAEVALPGGCALGPRLVDQHLKGFVSLGVKIKEEHGVVIANAKNIRGDSVTFDIPTVGGTENILMAACTAKGETVINNAAREPEIIDLARALREMGAIIEGEGEETIRVQGVDALSPITYRVIQDRIEAGTYLMAVAITAGDVTIENFPSGILTSVVDKLEDAGVEFRQTGDEMRIKGPKKIEPINISTQPYPGFPTDLQAPISSLLTIADGTSVITETIFENRFAHVPELIRLGADITIDGRSAVIRGVKGLSGAKVMSSDIRNSASLILAGLAAENTTEVYRLYHLERGYERMEEKLSALGADIKKVLQDD, from the coding sequence CTGAAAAAGATGGTGATAAGGGGCGGTGTGCCTCTCAAAGGGAGGCTCAGGATAAGCGGATCGAAGAACGCCGCCCTCCCTATAATAATTTCTTCAATCATGGCCCCCGGGAGGTCGGAGTTTCTGGACGTTCCCGATCTCATGGACATAAGAACGACCGAAAAGCTTCTCACAGAGCTGGGGGCGGAGGTTTCATTCGACGACGCATTTGTTGTGGACTCCTCCACGATAAAAAGGCACGAGGCCCCCTGGGACGAGGTCAGGAAGATGCGCGCCTCCTTTCTCGTCCTCGGCGCCATGATATCCCGCTTCGGGGTTGCGGAGGTTGCGCTACCGGGGGGATGCGCCCTTGGGCCGAGGCTTGTCGATCAGCACCTGAAGGGCTTTGTTTCCCTCGGCGTAAAGATAAAGGAGGAGCACGGTGTCGTAATCGCCAATGCAAAAAATATTCGAGGAGACAGCGTCACCTTCGATATTCCCACAGTTGGAGGCACCGAAAACATCCTCATGGCCGCCTGTACCGCAAAGGGCGAGACGGTTATAAATAACGCCGCCAGGGAGCCCGAAATCATAGACCTCGCCCGCGCCCTCAGGGAAATGGGCGCTATTATCGAGGGAGAGGGGGAGGAGACGATCCGCGTCCAGGGCGTCGACGCCCTCTCCCCCATCACATATAGGGTGATTCAGGACAGGATTGAGGCGGGGACGTATCTGATGGCGGTGGCCATAACGGCGGGCGACGTCACGATAGAAAACTTTCCCTCCGGCATACTCACCTCCGTTGTAGACAAGCTGGAAGATGCGGGGGTCGAGTTCAGGCAGACCGGCGACGAGATGAGAATCAAGGGCCCGAAGAAGATCGAACCAATAAATATCTCCACCCAGCCCTACCCCGGCTTTCCCACCGATCTCCAGGCCCCCATTTCCTCCCTCCTGACCATAGCAGACGGCACGAGCGTTATCACCGAGACGATATTCGAGAATCGCTTCGCCCACGTCCCTGAACTCATTCGCCTGGGGGCGGACATAACGATCGACGGTAGAAGCGCCGTCATAAGGGGCGTCAAGGGGCTCTCCGGGGCCAAGGTCATGTCCTCAGACATCAGAAACAGCGCCTCCCTTATCCTTGCGGGCCTTGCCGCCGAGAACACGACGGAGGTCTACCGTCTCTACCACCTCGAAAGGGGCTACGAACGGATGGAGGAGAAGCTCTCCGCCCTCGGCGCCGACATCAAAAAGGTACTGCAGGATGATTGA
- the prmC gene encoding peptide chain release factor N(5)-glutamine methyltransferase, with amino-acid sequence MIPPTGTEPVAKKDLPKEGTPSNILEAVNRASSYLKEMGIESHRLDSELITAKVLDARRIDLYLMHDRPLTPEEWREIGSLILKRGGGAPTAYITGEKEFWSISISVNESVLIPRPETEVLVEETLAVIGGIDEEVVSILEIGTGSGAVAMALSAELPGASITATDISKDAIKVASENLKRHGFSDRVDLLCGSLYEPIILLEKKYDVILSNPPYVSAEQMESLPVEIKREPYIALDGSVNGGADGLDVIRPIIDGAPDYLIAGGHLLLEIGSDQMDGVRKIVEDTPGLSFLKTRMDYASLPRVVVAVRD; translated from the coding sequence ATGATACCCCCCACCGGAACAGAGCCCGTCGCGAAGAAAGACTTACCGAAAGAAGGAACGCCAAGTAATATACTGGAGGCAGTAAACAGGGCCTCCTCTTATCTCAAGGAGATGGGGATTGAATCACACCGCCTCGACTCTGAGCTTATAACCGCAAAGGTGCTCGATGCCAGGCGGATAGATCTCTACCTCATGCACGACAGGCCCCTGACGCCCGAAGAATGGCGGGAGATAGGAAGTCTCATATTAAAAAGGGGGGGAGGCGCTCCCACCGCCTACATTACGGGAGAAAAGGAGTTTTGGTCCATATCGATCTCGGTCAACGAATCTGTCCTCATCCCCAGGCCGGAGACCGAGGTTTTGGTCGAGGAGACGCTGGCCGTCATCGGCGGCATCGATGAGGAGGTGGTCTCCATTCTGGAGATAGGAACCGGGTCGGGGGCGGTGGCCATGGCCCTCTCGGCCGAGCTTCCGGGCGCCTCCATAACGGCAACGGACATCTCAAAGGACGCAATCAAGGTCGCCTCTGAAAATCTCAAGCGTCACGGATTCTCGGACAGGGTTGACCTGCTCTGTGGCTCGCTCTACGAGCCGATAATCCTTCTTGAAAAAAAGTATGACGTAATTTTATCCAATCCCCCTTACGTTTCTGCGGAACAAATGGAGAGTCTTCCTGTCGAAATAAAGAGGGAGCCATATATCGCCCTTGACGGATCGGTAAACGGGGGGGCGGACGGCCTCGACGTTATCCGTCCCATCATCGACGGTGCGCCTGATTACCTCATTGCGGGGGGCCACCTGTTATTGGAGATCGGAAGCGACCAGATGGACGGCGTCAGGAAAATCGTTGAAGATACACCCGGGCTTTCGTTTCTCAAGACGAGAATGGACTACGCGTCACTCCCGAGGGTTGTGGTCGCTGTTAGAGATTAG
- the prfA gene encoding peptide chain release factor 1 has translation MFEKIKDIEVRFNELENFLSNPEIIREQDLYRKYTKERSDIESVVQEYRRFQSLKAEVEGNKALLFDKDEEIRELAKEELESLERELVESEDRLKLLLVPKDPNDDKNIFLEIRAGAGGDEASLFAADLFRMYSRYADMNGWRVEIMSQNVIGVGGFKEIIALIEGRGAYSRLKYESGVHRVQRVPETEAQGRIHTSTVTVAILPEAEDIEIEINPNDLRIDTYRSTGHGGQSVNTTDSAVRITHLPTDLVVTCQDEKSQHKNKAKAMRVLKARLLDLVTQKQQMERSEDRKSQVGTGERSERIRTYNYPQGRVTDHRIGLTLYKLDTILMGHIDELVDTLTAYFQAEALKMQVS, from the coding sequence ATGTTTGAGAAGATAAAAGATATAGAGGTAAGGTTCAATGAGCTTGAGAATTTCCTCTCCAACCCGGAGATCATAAGGGAGCAGGACCTCTACAGAAAATACACAAAGGAGCGCTCCGATATCGAGTCCGTGGTCCAGGAGTACAGGCGGTTCCAGAGTTTGAAGGCGGAAGTCGAAGGAAACAAGGCCCTCTTGTTTGACAAGGACGAAGAGATCAGGGAGCTGGCGAAAGAGGAACTCGAAAGCCTCGAGCGCGAGCTTGTTGAGTCTGAGGATCGGCTGAAGCTCCTTCTCGTGCCGAAAGACCCGAACGACGACAAGAACATCTTCCTTGAGATCAGGGCCGGCGCCGGAGGAGACGAGGCCTCCCTCTTTGCGGCTGACCTCTTCAGGATGTACAGCCGTTACGCAGATATGAACGGCTGGCGCGTGGAGATAATGAGTCAGAACGTCATCGGCGTCGGCGGATTCAAGGAGATCATCGCCCTCATAGAGGGAAGGGGCGCATACAGCAGGCTCAAGTACGAAAGCGGTGTCCACAGGGTCCAGCGAGTCCCGGAGACCGAGGCCCAGGGGAGAATCCACACCTCCACGGTGACCGTGGCGATCCTTCCCGAGGCCGAGGATATCGAGATAGAGATCAATCCAAACGACCTGAGAATAGACACATACAGGTCGACGGGCCACGGGGGGCAGTCCGTCAACACAACCGACAGCGCCGTTAGGATAACCCACCTCCCGACCGATCTCGTCGTGACATGTCAGGACGAGAAATCTCAGCACAAGAACAAGGCAAAGGCGATGCGGGTTCTCAAGGCGAGGCTCCTTGACCTGGTGACGCAAAAGCAGCAGATGGAGCGCTCCGAAGATCGCAAGAGTCAGGTCGGAACAGGGGAGCGATCCGAGCGTATCAGGACATATAACTATCCCCAGGGACGCGTTACCGATCACCGCATTGGCCTCACCCTCTACAAGCTCGACACGATACTTATGGGACACATCGACGAGCTGGTGGACACCCTCACCGCATACTTCCAGGCCGAAGCCCTTAAAATGCAGGTGTCATGA
- the hisD gene encoding histidinol dehydrogenase produces MIEIIGLGDGAFKKYIGRIVTRGESIPEDVLKSVNRIIEDVRKKGDEALIKYTEKFDEIEISPNDLEITAAEMETAAKELPREDYGVIETAAKRIEAYHRHQVQEGLSFIDDLGNRLEQVVRPLKRVGVYVPGGRLPYPSTLLMNAIPAKIAGVSEIIAVHPTRGGSISPGVAAAARIAGVDRIFRIGGAQAVAALSFGTETIPKVDKVVGPGNVYVAAAKRLLFGVVDIDMIAGPSEILVISDGKCDPTHVAWDLLSQAEHDPLSASILITPDPKFAESVKGEIDAILGAEGKDMTVALESIKNFGAIIVVSDIDEAISMANEIAPEHLELIVERPRDHLEKIENAGAVFLGPNSTEPIGDYIAGTNHVLPTGSTARFSSPLGVYDFVKRMSVLEISETGLRELGPKAVRFARMEGLSAHAGAIEVRLKKDADK; encoded by the coding sequence ATGATTGAGATAATAGGGCTGGGCGACGGCGCCTTTAAAAAATACATCGGCAGGATAGTCACAAGGGGGGAGAGTATTCCGGAAGACGTCCTAAAGAGCGTAAACAGGATAATCGAGGACGTGAGGAAAAAGGGAGACGAGGCCCTCATAAAATACACTGAGAAGTTTGACGAAATAGAAATTTCGCCCAATGACCTCGAGATAACCGCGGCCGAGATGGAGACGGCTGCGAAGGAGCTTCCCAGGGAGGACTACGGGGTCATCGAGACCGCCGCGAAGAGGATCGAGGCGTACCACAGACACCAGGTTCAGGAAGGGCTGTCATTTATCGACGATCTTGGCAACAGGCTCGAGCAGGTCGTTAGGCCCCTGAAACGCGTCGGGGTCTACGTCCCGGGTGGACGCCTCCCCTACCCCTCGACGCTCCTTATGAACGCTATCCCCGCAAAGATCGCCGGCGTCTCCGAGATAATTGCCGTCCACCCGACCCGCGGGGGATCTATTTCTCCCGGAGTTGCCGCGGCCGCAAGAATAGCAGGTGTCGACAGGATTTTTCGTATCGGTGGCGCCCAGGCTGTCGCCGCCCTCTCCTTCGGGACCGAGACAATCCCGAAGGTCGATAAGGTCGTCGGTCCCGGAAACGTATACGTGGCGGCGGCAAAGAGGCTCCTCTTCGGCGTCGTTGATATAGACATGATAGCAGGTCCGTCCGAGATCCTCGTAATATCTGACGGGAAATGCGACCCCACACACGTTGCTTGGGACCTTCTGTCCCAGGCGGAGCACGATCCGTTGAGCGCCTCGATCTTGATCACACCGGACCCCAAGTTTGCCGAGAGCGTTAAGGGGGAGATAGATGCAATCCTGGGGGCCGAAGGTAAGGATATGACCGTGGCCCTCGAATCCATTAAGAACTTCGGTGCGATAATAGTGGTCTCGGACATCGACGAGGCGATATCGATGGCAAACGAGATCGCCCCGGAGCACCTGGAGCTGATCGTGGAGAGACCGAGAGATCATCTCGAAAAGATAGAAAACGCCGGGGCCGTCTTTCTTGGACCCAACTCCACGGAGCCGATAGGCGACTACATAGCCGGGACGAATCACGTCCTCCCCACAGGCAGCACTGCCAGGTTTTCGTCCCCCCTGGGGGTGTACGACTTCGTCAAGAGGATGAGCGTCCTTGAGATATCCGAGACGGGATTGAGAGAGCTCGGCCCAAAAGCGGTAAGGTTCGCAAGGATGGAGGGGCTTTCCGCCCACGCTGGGGCGATCGAAGTGAGGCTAAAGAAGGACGCCGACAAATGA